The following coding sequences are from one Deltaproteobacteria bacterium window:
- a CDS encoding SDR family oxidoreductase encodes MMRLDGKVAIVTGGGIGIGRAYSKALAQEGAKVAVADIQVEAATQVAAEINKDGGEAIPVAVDVSSPEKTREMADAVLKEYGRIDILVNNAGLYTALTKKSFMEIPEDEWDRVMAVNVKGLFLCVQAVYPAMKEQGKGKIINISSGTILGGTPMFLHYVTSKAGVLGFTRALAREIGPDGINVNSIMPGLTISGDNQQGVTTPQQLENRRKSRAFQRDQYPDDLVGTVVFLSSDDSDFVTGQSISVDGGQHMH; translated from the coding sequence GTTTGGACGGAAAGGTGGCGATCGTGACGGGCGGGGGCATCGGCATCGGCCGGGCCTATTCCAAGGCGCTGGCGCAGGAAGGCGCCAAGGTGGCCGTGGCCGACATCCAGGTGGAGGCAGCCACGCAGGTGGCGGCGGAGATCAACAAGGACGGCGGCGAGGCCATCCCCGTGGCCGTGGACGTCTCCTCGCCGGAGAAGACCCGCGAGATGGCGGACGCGGTGCTGAAGGAGTACGGGCGCATCGACATCCTGGTGAACAACGCCGGCCTCTACACGGCGCTCACGAAGAAGTCCTTCATGGAGATCCCCGAGGACGAGTGGGACCGGGTCATGGCGGTGAACGTCAAGGGCCTGTTCCTGTGCGTGCAGGCGGTCTATCCGGCCATGAAGGAACAGGGCAAGGGCAAGATCATCAACATCTCCTCGGGCACCATCCTCGGCGGGACGCCGATGTTCCTGCACTACGTCACCTCCAAGGCCGGCGTGCTCGGCTTCACCCGCGCGCTGGCGCGGGAGATCGGCCCCGACGGGATCAACGTCAACTCCATCATGCCCGGCCTCACCATCTCGGGCGACAACCAGCAGGGCGTCACCACCCCCCAGCAACTGGAGAACCGGCGCAAGAGCCGCGCGTTCCAGCGGGACCAGTACCCGGACGACTTGGTGGGCACGGTGGTTTTCCTGTCGTCCGACGACAGCGACTTCGTCACCGGCCAGTCCATCAGCGTCGACGGCGGCCAGCACATGCACTGA
- a CDS encoding TauD/TfdA family dioxygenase — MLNIVREPAVLNQPVVDPAAWTAEDLDADQSWIHPLTESEIADLDAAVARVEERGLDILDVTRDDFVLSTLGDRLDEVADEVINGRGIGLIRGVPVERYSRMQAAIAFWGIGLFLGYPVSQNSKGHLLGHVADLGGTLKNPKHRGYQTHDMLPFHSDACDVVVLMCLHPAKSGGSSRFTSTLSIYNEMLKRRPDLVAELAAPIYRDRREEVPEGKDPWWQLPIFNFYEDYLTVSAGGTYIRSAQRFEQLPRHTEELKEALDLFAKLNNELSYDMEFLKGDVQILHNHVTCHSRTEFEDYPEPERRRDLLRLWLGTPGGRPLPPAYNDRFAHLKPGERPAGGVVVPGTMYSAPLHPE, encoded by the coding sequence ATGCTGAACATCGTCAGAGAGCCGGCCGTGCTGAACCAGCCCGTTGTGGACCCCGCGGCCTGGACCGCGGAGGACCTGGATGCCGACCAGAGCTGGATTCACCCGCTGACCGAGAGCGAGATCGCGGATCTGGACGCGGCCGTCGCTCGGGTGGAGGAACGCGGGCTCGACATCCTGGACGTCACCCGGGACGACTTCGTGCTTTCGACGCTGGGGGACCGGCTCGATGAGGTCGCCGACGAGGTGATCAACGGCCGCGGCATAGGGCTCATACGGGGCGTGCCGGTGGAGCGTTACAGCCGCATGCAGGCCGCCATCGCTTTCTGGGGCATCGGCCTCTTCCTCGGCTATCCAGTGTCCCAGAACTCCAAGGGGCACCTGCTGGGCCACGTGGCCGATCTCGGCGGCACTCTCAAGAACCCCAAGCACCGCGGCTACCAGACCCATGACATGCTGCCCTTCCACTCCGACGCCTGCGACGTGGTCGTGCTGATGTGCCTGCACCCGGCCAAGTCCGGCGGCAGCAGCCGCTTCACCAGCACCCTGAGCATCTACAACGAGATGTTGAAACGCCGCCCCGACCTGGTGGCGGAGTTGGCTGCCCCCATCTACCGGGACCGGCGCGAAGAGGTTCCCGAGGGGAAGGATCCGTGGTGGCAGCTCCCGATCTTCAACTTTTACGAAGACTACCTGACCGTGAGCGCGGGAGGCACGTACATCCGCTCGGCCCAGCGGTTCGAGCAGTTGCCGCGCCACACCGAGGAACTCAAGGAGGCGCTGGATCTCTTCGCCAAGCTGAATAACGAGCTGTCGTACGATATGGAGTTTCTGAAAGGGGACGTGCAGATCCTGCACAATCATGTCACCTGCCACTCGCGCACGGAGTTCGAGGACTATCCCGAGCCCGAACGCCGGCGCGACCTGCTGCGCCTCTGGCTCGGCACCCCCGGCGGCCGTCCGCTGCCGCCGGCTTACAACGACCGTTTCGCCCACCTCAAGCCCGGCGAACGCCCTGCGGGCGGCGTCGTGGTGCCCGGCACGATGTACAGCGCGCCGTTGCATCCGGAGTAG